The DNA sequence TATTAAAAATTAATAAAAGTAAAAGAATTTATTATTAAATACTCAACTGCAACTAACAGCGTCTTCCCGCTACGTTTCGGCACAAGGCCTCACTCGGCCTGCGGCAAATTCCCTTCCGTCACGCTTCTTGCACAGCAAGAATGCGCGCCGACGCCAACGCCTCTTTCAGAGGCTCGGCTACAGGGAACTTCGGGAAGACTAGTTCGTTATATGCAATTGCGTTAATTTTTATGATTTTAAACAACAAACTAGAAATTGCCATTCACTACCTATGGTTCTGCCAAATTGATTTGTCCAATATTAGATTACTCAATATTATTGAACAAGAGAAGACAGGAATAAAATTTATTGTATTAGGAGACATCATAGATACACAAACCCTGAATTACGATGTAAAAGATAGAGTAAATTTTCCATTATTAGGAACGAAGGATTTGTTAGTTTTCCGGCTAATTTACGAAAGTTTAGAAAAATTGTTCAAAGCATCCTTAATAATAGAAAATTATGTTTCAAATAAAGAAACTTTAGAAATAAAAAACGGACATTCGTTAATAAACCTTTGGAACAATATACCGAATGAATTAGAATTTAAAGATATATCACTTAAAGTAGATATAAAATCGAGGCTAAAAAACATAACCGAAATCGAAGACTTCTTTAAATTGGATTACAATATTCTGAGATATGGTTTAGATAAAAATTTCGAAGTAAAAAATACTTTTACTTTTGAAATATCAAAATATAATTTCGATCAATTAATCGATAAAATTGATAGCTTATGCAATTCCTTAGCTATGGGAGTATATAGTTCAAACTTTAATATTGGTGATGAACCAACAGATGAGCAATTTCCACGTGTAATTATAAAAAACGCCTCAGGAAATAGAATAAAAAATAAAACTGAAGATAGTATAATAGAAATAACCAATAAAAAACGCAACTGCATATAACAGCGACTAACCGCTTCACTTCGGGACTGTCGCCCTCGTTCGGTCTCCGACACATAGGCTTTTGTCACTCCTCTTGCTTGCGCAAGCGTCGTGCCAATCCCTAACGTCCCATCCGGGACTCAGGGCCAGCCTACGTCGGTTAGTCTAGTTCGTTATACGACATAGCCTAAAAAACGATTCGGAAAATCAAAATTCATCAGTAAAAAACAATTAAGAGAAGAGAACCAACGGTTTTAATTCATTCTCCAAACCATTTTTTTGTATAATTTTAACATCCTCCTTAATTCAAAAAAATACCATTTTTTGATTGAAATAGATTATACAATGTTATAACATTGTTGATACAGGCTCAATATGTTAAAAAAACTTGTACAACACGGGAACAGCTCCGCTTTAGTTATCGAGAAGCCTATTCTTGAACTACTAAAAATTGACCAAAACTCTACTCTTGAAGTTACTACTGACGGGAAATCATTGATCATCAAACCTATAGAAAAAAGTATTTCTAAATCTCTTGAAAAGATTAATAAAGCTCACGGTAAAACACTCAAAAAACTAGCCCAATAATGCAGGATGAAACTATCTTCCTCTCTATTGAGGATGTAATTCTCATACATAAAAATCAAATTGAATTGTATGGCGGAGCAGCTGATATCCGAGATCATGGACTCTTAGAATCGGCAATTAATCAACCAATGACTACTTTTGATGGTGTAAGTTTACATCCTTCTCTATTAGATAAGGCTGCAGCATATTTATTTTACCTATGTAAAAATCATCCTTTTTTAGATGGAAACAAACGAGTGGCCTTAGCTTCTTCACTAGTCTTTCTCGATATTAATGGATATGATATCCTTGATCCGAATAATATTTTATATGACTTCGTCATTGGAGTTGCAGAAGGAAAATT is a window from the Leptospira kanakyensis genome containing:
- a CDS encoding AbrB/MazE/SpoVT family DNA-binding domain-containing protein, coding for MLKKLVQHGNSSALVIEKPILELLKIDQNSTLEVTTDGKSLIIKPIEKSISKSLEKINKAHGKTLKKLAQ
- a CDS encoding type II toxin-antitoxin system death-on-curing family toxin, which produces MQDETIFLSIEDVILIHKNQIELYGGAADIRDHGLLESAINQPMTTFDGVSLHPSLLDKAAAYLFYLCKNHPFLDGNKRVALASSLVFLDINGYDILDPNNILYDFVIGVAEGKFRLEEIKKTLESLAQLNI